A stretch of Besnoitia besnoiti strain Bb-Ger1 chromosome V, whole genome shotgun sequence DNA encodes these proteins:
- a CDS encoding hypothetical protein (encoded by transcript BESB_063130) has protein sequence MEGSRVSPSGGTSVSMNASEAYSGAPADGRRRRGIPEGLCVAVAGRSTDTPVWTEFLNVSIPADLGHPSAAEPHDDGDAERYSPRVQQHGQSSEVHESSATVANCSDKLARTSGPSEGRSCSAENETDGADVRHAPACPSEKPTNRGPQERVYQVPASACVSTVAPARVASFNESTRSGKSVGGTGRGRMSLGAVGRQLLLDRIRARYHTNPVYYSTLLRDKYSSTISKLPFFTVSLLHQLAADFGIDSGALLNYNAESVFGFGGSARAACGRTRGVTRTARRVPLPAEAGSLRAAEAVEFPEAIRSLRRSSIRMNRKGAGKSVHVQGISQGNSFVCRGAHAEHAPRTNAQFRGAAARSPSALCGPMRNGAPDENPPFGEPVTKADALGCRAPSPDKVGTSPWPSPSSGTNKRHTSVSHSVIHSSCKSATAAQVGQRTAASAGACFDELEQNPSAGGQISEVLPPKSFPPADSCAVEQQPPPVGQVRRSGSAGSRAPASDSGAVEKKAPYSPGTGSTESVSSSPAKSHADCAAGEDADAALSTAEALVAAVEQLQAAAGCVVTGVEADDDLTGLLALGARETTIRDVQAFSRAVLEQRVKDEPSCASPASGVVKGVDGVCHGTAADGVERSCPPVASSSGHSRSLKRFARCDMEAIEALLAEARKTTAEGGVSVEDLKSQLLLARLSQYAPETSTRTRNGLQATTSESTAFTSSPTSPTSVAAELAATSELWASSSPGSPLLRKRQSGALLPATDLRADSSPAAGNVTKGGDAGSTDGSAAFQWGEGTLTTGRSMSQEPTSGEHKLLAALSQHAAAANFTKLPLFALSSILAAAATGARGGREDGEQRRPRDDFAEGGRSGILSASSRATSVSQPASGGGGGASDGLGAARHEDHGDARVADVFPVPIVDMGEIESFLRTQRLRRSREGHDVGDDENVGVFSVGGWSDDFSPSDDPTARRWGPVAKMRRVVESGAAPAGSEELYNLQKFLHSQPRDAQRQHERDGTRASRAAGGRLWSHRERPKEDSHRAQTRARVTEPGDGDSRVIGSPLTSHQWWHETTDCPEGRFADAVVPSSAGSQRVGRFFFEACVRSGSSDIGSGRPQRVEHLAESTEILLQASRRQGGEARRSDLANTRLLSKDNRVVAGHGQMLPKSQRVGSESSPCGKASGNSDLAISHCVGADDGARCCAEPNDSLSMFLPRTYGECTPNNDTKSDADQLTNKTDSSGGSSKYVRLDQDSNEETSAGSPVLENAGGNNDDDGVRDSARDSPSGESTEAEVVKGSDDTRLLCGAQTCQTDVTTC, from the exons ATGGAAGGCAGTCGTGTATCGCCTTCTGGCGGGACAAGCGTTTCCATGAATGCATCTGAAGCATactccggcgcgccggccgacgggcggcgacgaaggggCATTCCAGAGGGGTTGTGCGTCGCGGTTGCTGGGCGAAGCACTGACACGCCCGTGTGGACTGAGTTCCTAAATGTTTCAATTCCTGCCGACCTGGGTCACCCCTCAGCAGCCGAGCCGCACGACGACGGGGATGCAGAACGCTATTCTCCCCGAGTCCAGCAACACGGGCAGTCCTCCGAGGTCCATGAGAGTTCTGCAACTGTGGCAAATTGTTCTGACAAGTTGGCGCGTACATCGGGGCCTTCTGAAGGCAGGAGCTGCTccgcagaaaacgaaacaGATGGCGCCGACGTCCGAC ACGCCCCAGCATGCCCTTCGGAAAAACCAACGAATCGAGGCCCGCAGGAGCGGGTATACCAAGTACCTGcttccgcgtgcgtctcgACTGTGGCTCCAGCCCGGGTGGCGAGTTTCAATGAAAGCACCAGAAGTGGGAAAAGTGTCGGGGGGACGGGGAGAGGTAGAATGTCCCTAGGCGCTGTCGGCCGTCAGTTGCTTCTCGACAGGATTCGAGCGAGGTACCACACGAATCCTGTGTACTACAGTACACTGTTACGGGATAAATACAGCAGCACCATATCGAAGCTCCCGTTTTTCACGGTTAGCCTTCTGCACCAGTTGGCCGCCGACTTCGGAATAGACTCGGGTGCGCTTCTGAACTACAACGCCGAAAGTGTGTTTGGCTTCGGAGGAAGCGCAAgggccgcctgcggcagaaCCCGGGGAGTGACGCGCACAGCGAGGCGGGTGCCCCTTCCTGCTGAGGCGGGCAGTCTGAGGGCAGCAGAGGCCGTGGAGTTCCCCGAGGCGATCCGATCCTTGCGCAGGAGCTCCATCCGAATGAATCGTAAGGGAGCAGGGAAATCAGTTCATGTCCAGGGCATTTCCCAGGGAAATAGTTTTGTttgtcgcggcgcgcacgctgaGCATGCTCCCCGTACAAATGCCCAGTTTAGGGGGGCTGCTGCACGCTCCCCTTCCGCACTATGCGGGCCCATGCGCAACGGAGCTCCCGACGAGAATCCGCCTTTCGGAGAGCCCGTAACGAAGGCCGACGCCCTGGGCTGCAGGGCGCCCAGTCCCGATAAAGTGGGCACTTCACCCTGGCCTTCCCCATCCAGCGGCACAAACAAGCGGCACACCTCCGTGTCTCACAGCGTCATCCACTCGTCCTGCAAATCCGCAACAGCAGCCCAGGTCGGTCAGCGTACGGCCGCATCGGCCGGCGCCTGCTTCGATGAGCTCGAACAGAATCCGTCCGCCGGGGGACAAATATCAGAAGTTCTCCCCCCAAAAAGTTTTCCGCCAGCCGACAGCTGTGCTGTAGAGCAACAGCCCCCGCCTGTGGGCCAGGTGCGACGTTCTGGATCTGCAGGGTCGCGGGCCCCCGCAAGCGATAGCGGCGCAGTGGAGAAGAAAGCCCCGTATTCCCCCGGAACGGGCTCGACGGAAAGTGTGTCCAGCAGCCCTGCGAAGTCGCATGCGGactgcgctgccggcgaagaTGCTGATGCGGCCCTGAGCACGGCTGAAGCGTTGGTGGCGGCTGTGGAGCAGCTtcaggccgccgcaggctgcgTGGTCACTGGCGTGGAAGCCGACGACGATCTCACGGGTCTTCTGGCTCTgggcgcgagggagaccACCATCAGGGACGTACAGGCATTCTCTCGCGCAGTTTTGGAGCAGCGTGTCAAGGACGAGCCCAGctgtgcgtcgcctgcgtcaggAGTGGTCAAGGGGGTCGATGGGGTCTGCCACGGTACTGCGGCTGATGGCGTCGAAAGAAGCTGTCCGCCCGTGGCCTCTTCGTCCGGACACAGCCGCTCTCTGAAGCGCTTTGCACGATGCGATATGGAGGCGATCGAGGCCCTTCTTGCGGAGGCTCGCAAAACCACTGCTGAAGGAGGCGTGAGTGTGGAAGATTTGAAGTCGCAGTTGCTCCTAGCTCGCCTGTCACAATATGCGCCAGAAACGTCCACTAGGACGAGGAACGGTCTGCAGGCGACTACTTCTGAAAGCACAGCGTTTACTTCCTCGCCTACATCGCCGACATCAGTTGCGGCCGAACTCGCCGCAACTTCGGAGCTGtgggcgtcctcttcgccagGAAGTCCTCTGTTGAGGAAACGGCAGAGTGGCGCATTACTGCCGGCGACCGATCTTCGAGCCGActcgtcgcccgctgcaGGGAACGTCACgaaaggcggcgacgcaggatcCACAGACG gcagcgcagcgtTCCAGTGGGGCGAAGGGACTCTGACGACTGGGAGAAGTATGTCACAGGAGCCCACAAGTGGAGAACACAAACTGCTGGCTGCACTGTCTCAGCATGCCGCTGCAGCAAACTTCACGAAGCTGCCCTTGTTTGCATTGTCCTCGATCCTAGCCGCCGCAGCAACCGGTGCCCGGGGCGGGCGAGAGGACGGTGAACAACGGAGACCCCGTGACGACTTCGCAGAAGGTGGGAGAAGCGGGATCTTGAGTGCATCGAGTCGGGCTACCTCCGTTTCTCAGCCGGCATCAGGCGGAGGGGGTGGCGCCTCAGATGGGcttggcgccgcgcggcacgAGGACCATGGTGATGCGAGAGTGGCAGATGTGTTCCCAGTTCCGATTGTCGATATGGGCGAGATTGAAAGCTTCCTgcggacgcagcggctgcgcagatCTCGGGAAGGGCACGACGTGGGCGATGATGAGAATGTGGGTGTTTTTAGCGTCGGGGGTTGGAGTGATGACTTCAGTCCCTCAGATGACCCTACGGCCCGCAGGTGGGGCCCGGTGGCCAAGATGAGACGGGTCGTAGAGAGCGGTGCGGCTCCGGCCGGAAGCGAAGAACTCTATAATCTTCAGAAGTTTCTGCATTCTCAACCGAGAGATGCGCAGAGGCAACATGAACGTGATGGGACGCgtgcgagccgcgcagccggagGACGCCTTTGGAGTCACCGTGAAAGACCTAAGGAAGACAGTCACCGCGCGCAAACG AGAGCTCGTGTGACAGAGCCGGGCGACGGGGATTCTAGAGTTATTGGGTCTCCCCTAACGTCACACCAGTGGTGGCATGAAACAACGGATTGCCCTGAGGGAAGGTTTGCCGACGCAGTCGTGCCTTCGTCTGCTGGTTCCCAGCGGGTTGGCAGGTTCTTTTTCGAGGCTTGTGTGCGGTCGGGTTCCAGCGATATCGGTTCGGGACGCCCCCAGCGAGTTGAGCATTTGGCGGAAAGCACCGAGATCCTGTTGCAAGCAAGCAGAAGGCAGGGTGGGGAGGCCCGCCGGTCAGATCTGGCGAATACAAGGCTGCTTTCAAAAGATAATCGTGTCGTCGCAGGCCATGGCCAGATGCTTCCCAAGTCTCAGCGCGTTGGCAGCGAAAGTTCACCTTGTGGAAAGGCGTCTGGGAACAGTGATCTCGCCATCTCTCACTGTGTCGGTGCGGACGATGGTGCCAGGTGCTGCGCGGAGCCAAACGACTCGCTCTCAATGTTTCTTCCGAGAACTTACGGCGAATGTACACCGAACAACGACACAAAGAGCGACGCCGATCAACTAACTAACAAAACTGATTCTTCGGGAGGGAGCAGTAAATACGTGAGATTGGATCAGGATTCGAACGAGGAAACAAGTGCTGGATCACCAGTGCTGGAAAACGCCGGAGGCAACAACGACGATGATGGCGTTCGTGACTCTGCTCGGGACAGCCCGAGCGGAGAAAGCACCGAAGCGGAGGTGGTGAAGGGCAGTGACGATACTCGGCTGCTATGTGGGGCCCAGACCTGCCAAACAGACGTGACTACTTGTTGA
- a CDS encoding hypothetical protein (encoded by transcript BESB_063140) — protein sequence MRTILLCIALLPVVGQASGVTGEILVASDSVQEPVAEQPPDGVTQQAEPSSSALPSQTPLSEDSYVPPVPRTEKRRQVVRRHHCCPEPHCCDVEKMVVESKGKAEAELAKAVGAAAVLGGEQAEYERNANERHLRSRHKDEESSVNVTLAQAAADSHIVETEVAALERELEDVKKQNEKLEDAEDKFNEKLIERKEEEVGAAERDLLQLEAEKHSIAEAIEKEIKRIEDEEKAADIEVSLANARKTALAHGDTEEEVEGQLKALEEEAKREQDEGAQRDLNQTLSELSKHREIVTDHAQSILNNADNTLRSITTEHPNIAAAEQEASDRLHKFESVAAVAEHEAKAEEAQAESEPPSKRELANANVDEDGDPQLVLYNLSLRPVGK from the exons ATGCGCACCATTCTATTATGCATTGCGCTCCTTCCAGTGGTTGGCCAAGCGTCAGGTGTCACGGGAGAAATATTAGTTGCCAGCGACAGTGTGCAGGAGCCGGTAGCTGAGCAGCCGCCCGACGGCGTCACGCAGCAAGCAGAACCGTCATCGTCGGCACTACCCAGCCAAACGCCATTATCAGAGGATAGCTACGTACCACCAGTACCGCGGACAGAAAAACGGCGACAAGTCGTGCGACGGCACCATTGCTGCCCCGAACCACACTGCTGTGATGTGGAGAAAATGGTTGTGGAGAGTAAG GGAAAAGCCGAAGCCGAACTTG CTAAGGCCGTGGGAGCTGCCGCGGTCTTAGGCGGAGAGCAGGCTGAGTACGAAAGAAATGCCAATGAACGGCATTTGCGGAGCAGGCACAAGGATGAGGAGTCTTCTGTTAACGTGACTCTTGCCCAGGCAGCTGCTGATTCACATATAGTGGAGACA GAGGTGGCTGCTCTCGAGCGGGAATTAGAAGATGTAAAAAAACAGAACGAGAAACtggaggacgccgaagaTAAATTCAATGAAAAGCTGATTGAGcggaaagaggaggaggttggcgcagcagagagggacCTCCTCCAgctcgaggcggagaaacACAGTATTGCGGAAGCGATCGAGAAAGAGATAAAACGCAttgaagacgaagagaaagcagcTGACATAGAGGTATCATTGGCAAATGCTCGCAAGACAGCGTTGGCTCACGGTGACACCGAGGAGGAAGTTGAGGGGCAACTCAAAGCtctggaagaagaggcgaagcgagagcAAGATGAGGGTGCCCAGCGAGATTTAAATCAGACGCTCTCAGAGTTGAGCAAGCACAGGGAAATCGTCACTGACCACGCACAAAGCATCCTAAACAACGCAGACAATACTCTCAGAAGCATTACGACCGAGCATCCAAACATCGCCGCAGCTGAGCAGGAGGCGTCGGATAGGCTTCATAAGTTTGAATCCGTCGCAGCGGTCGCAGAACACGAAGCAAAAGCCGAAGAGGCTCAGGCTGAGTCCGAACCCCCCTCAAAAAGAGAACTGGCTAATGCAAACGTGGATGAAGACGGCGACCCGCAGCTCGTGCTCTATAACCTCTCCTTGCGCCCCGTCGGAAAGTAG
- a CDS encoding hypothetical protein (encoded by transcript BESB_063150), whose translation MPGFSAAATGEACPRAPRFEGRSSSRSTLNHPLAAPLLLSIDRMIQGYNLIARAKDADTEDYKETRAAILNPSFASATSSVAAACVCPRRRQAVLELFQRSAEEEQTASARLNPLSWCERVMRFLTSESTAPFDTKYLCAYGENSQELRWLATVEKARQLACFRNSSPDNLKECFNACVYFLYTITSRCGEPSIASLVCSFLGTPGGLDVYCFIGALISSFTADGSASQRQPPQSLSKQSRGDAEALACLREGRSGETFLRLVSVYDNLCRSEFVVLRGKSHRGIRSVQAAVVEVAAKLLVHAASVPAGISIRLWSIFALYSKDENREASGSRRGKADFSVDTKRYTKKNSHNILLLTTSSVRSQAQNVVELRATVDCFREAMRSKLFLQFLRTELLSSTMGLLGTCISSAADLQKQGDDMALSVVAELLVCLITASSALRRHAVAQMNRDPANAANQHNGDDTSSAAAEPLAKRARQSCKLSSAAAHFPFLLQACASQNTEACVYMGAFLESCFVTGQRHASAPSECLGVHLSQEDKTKIFQAFTKTIAAPCDSELQASGEQSGADKGFSGVDSCCAQRRAACLSLLGVMADCASFASEVQQILLDLLADAASRATANAASLGAALDLALDLLRCCPRLRESALRVLRQEAPHLLSILAQTVVSATTPRAQRRLLLLVFKMLTEVLPSDRRLQASSPPCPFHISYFFLPEPPELSEPESSAVASPRSPFKAPLGGDLSSPKEPAKAIGSSPASPLRGREATAPSMAEEEASEDVKYAAQSCYAPRAHRELEPFVLLPAHELPFHMRLLPLQPCQGEEENADLSAYAAELAHAVRLRKEQHKLLEDAVAEARTRADEATKLMQLTVSDQQYENAKAVQEAQERQKELDRVHEVHRAELARVRSECEAQTRQLRSTVTELQALLEGKDEKLKKAQDALATSKQQQLSSDGERSKLHRHVQTLTALNRKQKDDLTAMEARCGSLHEANQKSVKKLHDLSSKARKLEVRPITLVHADKEAMVEEQEKLFKQLILLLDREQQLTMEQKRLRERARENLEAAERAEKLQEQLELLRHEKEHYGREAGQMASRVTALQTEVAALKGDLQKETERRKAAEGAASHACDKTQAIAEELERVKLTLKTQAAAAEDLEKVSAGGSGRKALSYRCLQQQKYKTPRKITVLTQSQDARRLEAFSPAEEVQLLVPVAVTLLNDQLFTAEGERGSARQDPEYLQFETVTGGRALDCVKGEKQLEVVEAAHKGTPPPKEAMQAEDRNGNGV comes from the exons ATGCCGGGATTCTCGGCCGCCGCAACGGGGGAGGCGTGTCCTAGAGCGCCTCGCTTCGAAGGACGAAGCTCGTCGCGCTCTACCCTCAACCATCCGCTTGCGGCTCCTTTATTATTGTCTATCGACCGAATGATTCAGGGGTACAACCTGATTGCGAGAGCGAAAGATGCTGACACGGAAGACTACAAGGAAACTCGTGCTGCAATCCTGAATCCTTCTTTTGCCAGTGCAACATCCAGCGTGGCAGCAGCGTGCGTGTGCCCTCGGCGACGACAGGCCGTTCTGGAGCTGTTTCAGCGGTCTGCAGAAGAGGAGCAAACAGCATCTGCTCGTCTGAATCCTCTCAGTTGGTGTGAGCGAGTTATGCGGTTTCTCACATCAGAGTCGACAGCCCCATTCGACACCAAGTATCTGTGTGCCTATGGGGAGAATTCTCAAGAGCTGCGGTGGCTGGCAACagtggagaaggcgcgacagCTGGCTTGCTTCCGAAACAGCAGCCCCGATAACTTGAAAGAGTGTTTCAATGCCTGCGTATACTTCCTCTACACAATTACCAGCAGGTGTGGTGAGCCCAGCATCGCGTCGCTTGTGTGTAGCTTCTTGGGGACGCCGGGAGGGCTTGACGTGTATTGCTTTATTGGTGCGTTGATTTCCAGTTTTACAGCGGACGGTAGTGCTTCACAACGCCAGCCACCACAAAGTTTGTCGAAACAATCCAGAGGAGATGCGGAGGCATTGGCTTGCCTCAGAGAGGGTCGGTCTGGAGAGACATTTCTGAGACTGGTGTCGGTGTATGACAACCTTTGTCGTTCTGAATTTGTGGTCTTGCGAGGTAAAAGCCACCGGGGGATACGCAGTGTCCAGGCGGCGGTTGTAGAAGTCGCCGCGAAGCTTCTCGTCCATGCTGCGTCGGTGCCTGCTGGCATTTCCATCCGCCTGTGGAGCATCTTCGCCCTTTACAGCAAAGACGAGAATAGGGAAGCGAGTGGCTCAAGGCGAGGGAAGGCAGACTTTTCAGTTGATACGAAGCGGTACACCAAGAAGAACAGTCATAATATTCTTTTACTCACGACGTCATCTGTACGGTCTCAGGCGCAGAATGTCGTGGAGCTCCGGGCAACTGTTGACTGCTTTCGGGAAGCCATGCGCAGCAAGTTGTTCTTGCAGTTCTTGCGCACAGAGTTGCTAAGCAGTACGATGGGATTGCTGGGTACTTGTATTTCTTCAGCGGCTGACCTGCAGAAGCAGGGAGACGATATGGCCTTGTCAGTGGTGGCTGAGCTTCTTGTTTGCCTAATTACCGCATCATCCGCGCTACGGCGCCACGCAGTCGCTCAGATGAACCGCGATCCGGCGAATGCGGCGAATCAACACAACGGGGACGACACTTCAtcagctgccgccgagcCTCTGGCAAAGCGCGCTCGTCAATCCTGCAAGCTGTCGTCGGCCGCAGCGCACTTTCCATTTCTTCTTCAGGCATGTGCATCTCAAAATACTGAGGCGTGCGTTTACATGGGAGCCTTTCTCGAGAGTTGTTTCGTTACTGGCCAGCGGCACGCAAGTGCACCGAGCGAGTGTCTCGGTGTTCATCTCTCTCAAGAAGATAAAACTAAGATCTTTCAGGCGTTTACGAAGACTATCGCCGCTCCATGCGACAGTGAATTACAGG CGTCAGGGGAACAATCTGGCGCGGACAAAGGCTTTTCAGGCGTAGACAGTTGTTGCGCACAGCGTCGAGCGGCGTGCCTCTCGCTCCTCGGCGTGATGGCTGACTGTGCGAGTTTCGCTTCGGAAGTCCAACAAATACTTCTTGACCTCCTCGCGGATG CGGCCAGCCGCGCCACTGCGAACGCTGCCTCTCTGGGCGCCGCCTTGGATTTGGCCCTGGATCTCTTGCGGTGctgtccgcggctgcgcgagtcTGCTCTTCGCGTTCTTCGCCAGGAGGCGCCCCATCTGTTGAGCATCCTTGCGCAGACTGTAGTGTCGGCGACAACTCCCCGGGCCCagaggcggctgctgctACTCGTTTTCAAAATGCTGACGGAG GTGCTGCCGTCGGATCGGCGGTTGCAAGCGTCGTCTCCCCCGTGCCCGTTCCACATTTCCTACTTCTTTCTTCCGGAGCCCCCTGAACTTTCAGAGCCTGAGTCGTCTGCCgttgcgtcgcctcgctctcccttCAAGGCGCCCCTCGGTGGGGACCTGTCGTCCCCAAAGGAGCCCGCGAAAGCTATCGGCTCGTCGCCTGCATCGCCACTTCGCGGGCGAGAGGCCACAGCTCCGTCTATggcggaagaggaagcaAGCGAGGACGTGAAGTACGCGGCGCAGTCCTGCTACGCTCCACGCGCGCATCGTGAACTCGAGCCGTTCGTCCTGTTGCCTGCTCATGAACTGCCTTTCCATATGAGACTCCTTCCGCTGCAACCGT gccaaggcgaagaagagaatgCCGACCTCAGCGCCTACGCGGCGGAACTTGCGCATGCCGTCCGCTTGCGAAAGGAACAGCACAAGCTGCTGGAGGATGCTGTCGCTGAGGCTCGGACTCGA gcagacgaagcgacgAAGCTGATGCAGCTCACGGTCTCGGATCAACAG TACGAGAATGCGAAAGCCGTgcaagaggcgcaggagcggcAGAAGGAATTGGATCGCGTCCACGAGGTCCATCGCGCAGAACTGGCGAG GGTCCGCAGCGAGTGCGAAGCGCAGACCCGCCAGTTGCGCAGCACGGTCACTGAGCTGCAGGCTCTGCTAGAAGGCAAGGACGAAAAGTTGAAGAA GGCCCAAGACGCGTTGGCGACCAGCAAGCAGCAGCAACtgagcagcgacggcgagcgcagcaAGCTGCATAGACATGTTCAAACTCTCACGGCTCTGAATCGAAAACAG AAAGACGACTTGACCGCAATGGAAGCGCGTTGTGGCTCGCTTCATGAGGCGAATCAGAAGTCTGTGAAAAAGCTTCACGATCTGTCGTCGAAGGCACGAAAACTCGAAGTACGACCTATAACCCTCGTGCAT gccgaCAAGGAAGCCATGGTAGAGGAGCAAGAGAAGCTCTTCAA GCAGCTCATTCTGCTTCTCgaccgcgagcagcagctgacgatggagcagaagcggctgcgcgagagagcgagggagaacctcgaggccgccgagcgcgctgAGAAGCTCCAAGAGCAACTCGAGTTGCTGCGACACGAAAAAGAG CACTACGGAAGGGAGGCGGGTCAAATGGCCTCGCGCGTGACCGCGCTGCAAACGGAAGTCGCCGCGTTGAAGGGCGACTTGCAAAAGGAGACCGAACGACGGAAGGCAGCTGAAGG GGCAGCCAGCCATGCGTGTGACAAGACCCAGGCCATCGCCGAAGAACTGGAACGCGTAAAACTGACGTTAAAGACGcaagcagccgctgccgaaGATCTTGAGAAGGTGAGTGCGGGAGGTAGTGGCCGCAAGGCGCTCAGCTACAGGTGTCTGCAGCAACAGAAGTACAAAACACCCCGCAAGATCACCGTGCTAACGCAGTCTCaggacgcgcggcgtcttGAAGCGTTTtcgcccgcagaggaagTGCAATTGCTGGTCCCTGTCGCCGTGACTCTCTTGAACGATCAGCTTTTTA CGGctgaaggagaaagaggatCAGCTCGCCAAGATCCAGAGTATCTTCAGTTTGAAACCGTGACTGGAGGGCGGGCTCTCGACTGTGTCAAGGGCGAAAAGCAGCTCGAAGtcgtcgaggcggcgcacaAGGGTACACCTCCGCCGAAAGAGGCAATGCAAGCCGAAGACAGGAATGGCAACGGGGTATAG
- a CDS encoding TIP49 family protein (encoded by transcript BESB_063160), which produces MRIEEVASTKHAHRVASHSHIKGLGLNEDGSAKEIFMGMVGQEKAREAAGYVVELIRCKRMAGKALLLAGPPGTGKTAIAMAIAQELGPKVPFCPMVASEVYSAEVKKTEILMENFRRAIGIKIKEMKEVYEGQVVDLVDEPSESALHDETDEKSKTTTRPIKITLKTQKGSKTLRLAPQINEGIKQQQIHVGDVIYIEASTGNVKRVGRSDEFATEFDLDADEYVPIPRGDVHKKKEVVQDVTLHDLDAANARPQGGNDFASLLGQLAKPRKTEITEKLRMEINKVVNRYIDQGVAELVPGVLFIDEVHMLDIECFTYLNRALESSLTPIVVFATNRGICTIRGTEILSAHGIPVDLLDRMLIARTLPYNLEEIKHVIRIRAKIENLEMEEEAICLLGEIGERTSLRYAVHLLTPASILAETEADDEQPVIKLDHIEAVDFLFQDARSSARRLAQEADCFVH; this is translated from the exons ATGAGAATCGAAGAGGTGGCTTCGACGAAGCACGCCCACCGAGTGGCTTCGCACAGCCACATCAAGGGCCTCGGGCTGAACGAAGATGGGTCCGCAAAAGAAATCTTCATGGGGATGGTCGGGCAGGAGAAAGCCAGAGAAGCCGCGGGCTACGTCGTTGAGCTCATCCGGTGCAAACGCATGGCTGGCAAGGCCCTCCTTCTGGCTG GACCGCCTGGGACAGGCAAGACAGCCATTGCTATGGCTATTGCGCAGGAGCTCGGCCCTAAGGTTCCCTTTTGTCCCATGGTTGCCTCGGAGGTTTACTCCGCCGAGGTGAAGAAAACAGAGATCCTCATGGAGAATTTCCGCCGCGCTATTGGCATCAAAATCAAGGAGATGAAAGAAGTATACGAAGGCCAAGTTGTTGACTTG GTTGATGAACCTTCTGAGAGCGCCTTGCACGATGAGACCGACGAGAAGTCGAAGACGACCACCCGTCCCATTAAAATCACtctgaagacgcagaagggaTCTAAAactcttcgtctcgcgccaCAGATAAACGAAG GCATAAAACAGCAGCAGATCCACGTAGGAGACGTGATCTACATTGAGGCTTCGACGGGCAACGTGAAGCGCGTCGGGCGCTCAGATGAGTTTGCTACGGAATTCGACCTCGACGCCGATGAATACGTCCCGAttcctcgcggcgacgtccacaagaagaaggaagtTGTGCAG GATGTGACTCTGCACGACCTCGatgcggcgaacgcgcggcCCCAAGGCGGCAACgacttcgcctcgctcctcggGCAGCTCGCCAAGCCCCGAAAAACGGAAATTACAGAAAAACTTAGAATGGAAATCAACAAAGTGGTGAATCGCTACATCGACCAAGGCGTCGCTGAACTGGTGCCTGGCGTGCTGTTCATAGATGAA GTACACATGCTTGACATTGAGTGCTTCACGTACCTGAATCGGGCGCTGGAGTCTTCGCTCACCCCAATCGTGGTCTTCGCGACGAATCGCGGAATCTGCACAATTCGAGGAACAGAGATCCTCTCGGCTCACGGCATTCCCGTCGACCTCCTCGATCGCATGCTCATCGCCAGAACTCTGCCGTACAACCTCGAGGAGATCAAGCAC GTGATTCGGATTCGCGCGAAGATTGAAAACTTGGagatggaggaggaggccatCTGTCTCTTGGGCGAGATTGGCGAGCGGACGTCGCTCCGCTACGCGGTTCACCTGTTGACCCCCGCGTCGATACTCGCAGAAACTgaggccgacgacgagcAACCCGTCATCAAACTGGACCACATCGAGGCGGTCGACTTTCTCTTTCAAGATGCGcggtcctccgcgcgccgtctcgcccAAGAAGCAGATTGCTTCGTTCACTGA